From the Gramella sp. Hel_I_59 genome, one window contains:
- a CDS encoding glycosyltransferase family 52 — protein MKEISSPVKRLFIIANTTHYLNVNTYVDSHETGENYIVLTIRRFEGYQDFIERVKANSNLKLLKVIFVDQKKKKPFHYIDIFKIIGEIKWLCFSHSTFDEIFFTNYNSWVQHYILRQFHPRRIILISDGTGIFTIAELRKKDVSIPFDGSKAFVEKVLGLTSIKNLHIYSQVDIDVANHDTIEVFRFKSSNSVSVDSKKIFFVGSPLVELGYLDRESHISNLKRIKDQFNDCAFFYFSHRREQDNNLEKYRFFGEIMRDDIPFEERMEKEQKSPGIVISYMSSILINLPQVFPQIQFYYLQLDKGEIVSDSEFDSRYENLEREFKKIDLPNFKSLN, from the coding sequence ATGAAAGAAATTTCCTCCCCGGTAAAACGACTCTTTATTATAGCAAATACTACACATTATTTAAATGTGAATACCTATGTCGATTCACATGAAACGGGTGAGAATTATATAGTTCTTACTATAAGACGCTTCGAGGGTTATCAGGATTTTATCGAGAGGGTGAAAGCTAATTCTAATCTAAAACTTCTTAAAGTAATTTTTGTAGATCAAAAGAAAAAAAAGCCATTTCATTATATAGATATCTTCAAAATAATTGGTGAGATCAAATGGTTATGTTTCAGTCATAGTACATTTGATGAAATTTTCTTTACTAATTATAATTCGTGGGTACAACATTATATCCTAAGACAGTTTCATCCCAGAAGAATAATTCTAATCAGTGATGGTACAGGAATTTTTACTATTGCTGAATTAAGAAAGAAAGATGTTAGTATTCCTTTTGATGGAAGTAAGGCTTTTGTAGAAAAAGTACTTGGTTTAACCAGTATAAAAAATCTGCACATTTATTCCCAGGTTGATATAGATGTTGCAAATCACGATACTATTGAAGTTTTCCGGTTTAAATCATCAAACAGTGTTTCAGTTGACTCAAAAAAAATATTTTTTGTAGGGAGCCCTTTAGTGGAACTAGGATATTTAGATAGAGAAAGCCATATATCGAATCTTAAGAGAATAAAAGATCAATTTAACGATTGTGCGTTTTTCTATTTTTCTCATCGACGTGAACAGGATAACAATCTTGAAAAATATAGATTTTTCGGTGAAATTATGAGAGATGATATTCCTTTTGAAGAGAGAATGGAAAAAGAACAGAAATCTCCCGGAATTGTTATTTCCTATATGTCATCAATCCTAATAAATCTACCACAGGTGTTTCCTCAAATACAATTTTATTATCTGCAATTAGATAAGGGAGAAATAGTATCTGATTCAGAATTTGATAGTCGATACGAAAACTTAGAACGGGAGTTTAAAAAAATCGATTTACCCAATTTTAAATCTTTAAACTGA